One genomic window of Legionella jordanis includes the following:
- a CDS encoding carboxyl transferase domain-containing protein: MTKIISRLNPASNEFKENQAAMTELVNQLQQTVEKIAQGGDEKARQRHLNHGKLLPRERLQQLLDPGSPFLELSQLAAYQVYEDHVPAAGIITGIGRISGTECMVVVNDATVKGGTYYPLTVKKHLRAQEIAAANHLPCVYLVDSGGAFLPQQDEVFPDRDHFGRIFYNQANLSAANIPQIAVVMGSCTAGGAYVPAMADESIMVRNQATIFLGGPPLVKAATGEVISAEELGGAEVHCRHSGVADYYAENDAHALHLARTAIANLNRQKSLNLQRIESREPLYDPKEINGIVPVDPRKPFDIREIIARIVDASELDEFKALYGTSLVCGFAHLFGYPIGVIANNGILFSESALKGAHFIELCCQRKIPLFFLQNITGFMVGSKYEASGIAKHGAKMVTAVANARVPKFTMIVGGSFGAGNYAMCGRAYGPRFLWSWPNSRISVMGGEQAANVLAQINRDKHSKQGTTWPAEQEEAFKAELRAQYETQGNPYYASARLWDDGVIAPEDSRKILGLSLSAALNAPIEPTHFGVFRM, from the coding sequence ATGACCAAAATCATCAGCCGTTTAAATCCTGCCAGTAATGAATTCAAAGAAAATCAGGCAGCAATGACAGAATTAGTCAATCAGTTGCAACAAACCGTTGAAAAAATAGCACAAGGTGGCGATGAAAAGGCTCGGCAGAGGCACTTAAACCATGGCAAATTATTACCTCGTGAGCGTTTACAACAACTGTTAGATCCAGGCAGTCCTTTTCTCGAGCTCTCGCAACTTGCCGCTTATCAGGTTTATGAAGATCATGTACCTGCAGCAGGAATAATCACTGGCATTGGCCGAATTTCCGGAACCGAATGCATGGTTGTGGTCAATGATGCAACGGTTAAAGGAGGCACTTATTATCCTTTAACGGTTAAGAAACATTTGCGTGCCCAGGAAATTGCTGCAGCCAATCACTTGCCTTGCGTCTACTTAGTGGATTCGGGTGGTGCTTTTTTGCCGCAGCAAGATGAGGTTTTCCCCGATCGCGATCATTTCGGTCGTATTTTTTATAATCAGGCCAATTTATCAGCAGCCAACATTCCACAAATTGCCGTTGTCATGGGCTCTTGCACCGCAGGCGGTGCTTATGTTCCTGCCATGGCTGATGAATCCATTATGGTTCGCAACCAAGCCACTATTTTTTTAGGTGGTCCACCTTTAGTGAAAGCCGCCACAGGTGAAGTCATTAGTGCAGAAGAACTGGGCGGCGCTGAAGTGCATTGCCGCCATTCTGGGGTTGCTGATTATTATGCAGAAAATGATGCGCATGCCCTGCATTTGGCAAGAACTGCCATTGCGAATCTTAACCGTCAAAAATCATTGAACTTACAGCGCATCGAAAGCCGTGAACCTCTATATGATCCGAAGGAGATCAATGGCATTGTTCCGGTTGATCCGCGCAAACCCTTTGATATACGGGAAATCATTGCCCGCATTGTTGATGCCTCAGAATTGGATGAATTCAAGGCCTTGTACGGGACGAGTTTGGTTTGTGGTTTTGCCCATCTGTTTGGCTACCCCATTGGAGTCATTGCCAACAATGGCATTTTATTTAGCGAAAGTGCCTTAAAAGGGGCGCATTTTATTGAACTGTGTTGCCAAAGAAAAATACCATTGTTTTTCTTGCAAAATATTACTGGCTTTATGGTGGGCAGCAAGTATGAGGCCAGTGGCATCGCCAAACATGGAGCAAAGATGGTAACTGCGGTAGCGAATGCCCGGGTTCCCAAGTTCACAATGATAGTAGGCGGCAGCTTCGGAGCTGGTAACTATGCCATGTGTGGACGCGCTTATGGCCCCCGCTTTTTATGGTCATGGCCAAATTCAAGAATTTCAGTGATGGGTGGTGAGCAGGCGGCTAATGTGTTGGCACAAATCAATCGGGATAAGCACAGCAAGCAGGGAACCACTTGGCCTGCTGAACAAGAAGAAGCGTTTAAGGCTGAATTGCGGGCACAATACGAAACGCAAGGGAACCCTTATTATGCGAGTGCCAGATTGTGGGACGATGGTGTCATCGCCCCAGAAGACAGTCGTAAAATCCTGGGATTGAGTTTGTCTGCTGCATTAAATGCCCCAATTGAACCTACTCATTTTGGCGTATTTCGCATGTGA
- the msbA gene encoding lipid A export permease/ATP-binding protein MsbA encodes MKTKFHGKTGPLYRRLLSYTKPFWPILLLGIAANILYSAIDASFTYLMRPFLDKSFINIDMEFVKKIPIIVLLGITIRGLVSSAGSYCMTWVARSVVKMLRQKVFAHIICLPADYYDEATSGQLLSKILYDVEQVAQVSADALTDFVQNTCLVIGLLMVMMVISWQLSLMFLLTIPFVGLIVNYTNKRVRRISHKVQKTMGEVTEIAGEAIEGYQVVRIFGGTDYEINKFNQATEASRRNDMKVAISKAINVSGVQFVIAIGIAVIIFSAIQLATVITITAGSFLAIIAAMLQLIKPMKTLTTLNATIQRGLAGAESIFSLLDKPIEVSAGKNLPARIRGAIDFEQVSYAYRQGQTVLHNVSFHIAPGETVALVGHSGSGKTTIASLLPRFYEVQQGCIRLDGESIADISLSSLRSKIALVSQHVTLFNDSLANNIAYGCFDASREKIIEAARMAFADEFIRCLPQGYDTKIGENGVLLSGGQRQRLAIARAILKDAPILILDEATSALDNESERYIQAALEQVMQNRTTIVIAHRLSTIKRANKIIVMSKGRVVEQGTHQDLLALDGYYAQLYKAQKTGVEMEAEPILL; translated from the coding sequence ATGAAAACAAAATTCCATGGCAAAACAGGGCCTCTTTACCGACGATTGCTGTCTTATACTAAGCCGTTTTGGCCTATTTTATTGCTGGGAATAGCAGCTAACATCTTATATTCCGCCATTGATGCGAGCTTTACCTATCTGATGCGCCCCTTTTTGGACAAAAGCTTCATCAACATTGATATGGAATTTGTAAAAAAAATACCCATTATTGTGTTATTGGGAATTACCATTCGAGGTTTGGTCAGCTCCGCTGGCAGTTATTGCATGACCTGGGTGGCTCGCTCGGTGGTGAAAATGCTCCGCCAAAAAGTATTTGCCCACATCATCTGCCTCCCCGCTGATTATTACGATGAAGCGACCTCTGGGCAATTACTCTCTAAAATACTCTACGATGTGGAGCAAGTAGCTCAAGTGAGTGCGGATGCCTTAACTGATTTTGTGCAAAACACATGCTTGGTTATTGGTTTGCTCATGGTCATGATGGTCATCAGTTGGCAATTGTCTTTAATGTTTTTATTGACCATCCCTTTTGTCGGGCTAATCGTTAATTACACCAATAAACGCGTGCGTCGAATTAGCCATAAGGTGCAGAAAACCATGGGGGAGGTAACCGAGATTGCTGGTGAAGCGATTGAAGGTTATCAGGTGGTCCGCATTTTTGGCGGTACAGATTATGAGATTAATAAGTTTAATCAAGCCACAGAAGCTTCACGGCGCAATGATATGAAAGTGGCGATTAGTAAGGCCATCAATGTTTCAGGCGTGCAATTTGTGATTGCGATTGGCATTGCGGTTATTATTTTTTCTGCCATTCAATTGGCCACCGTGATCACCATTACTGCCGGCTCTTTTCTCGCCATCATCGCAGCTATGCTTCAACTGATTAAGCCCATGAAAACCCTAACCACATTAAATGCAACCATTCAGCGAGGTTTGGCAGGAGCGGAAAGCATTTTCTCCTTATTGGACAAACCCATTGAAGTCAGCGCAGGTAAAAATTTACCCGCAAGAATTAGGGGGGCCATTGATTTTGAACAGGTAAGCTATGCCTATCGCCAGGGGCAAACGGTATTGCATAACGTGAGTTTTCACATCGCTCCCGGTGAAACGGTGGCTTTGGTTGGCCATTCCGGTAGTGGCAAGACGACTATTGCCAGTTTGCTGCCACGGTTTTATGAGGTCCAGCAAGGCTGCATTCGCTTAGACGGTGAATCCATCGCCGATATTTCATTAAGCAGTCTTCGTTCAAAAATTGCTTTAGTGAGCCAACATGTCACGCTGTTTAATGACAGCTTAGCCAACAACATTGCTTATGGTTGTTTCGATGCCTCGCGTGAGAAAATCATAGAAGCCGCTCGCATGGCGTTTGCGGATGAGTTCATTCGCTGTCTGCCACAAGGTTACGATACCAAAATTGGTGAAAATGGTGTGTTGCTGTCCGGCGGTCAAAGACAGCGTTTAGCGATTGCCAGAGCCATTTTGAAAGATGCCCCCATTTTAATTCTTGATGAGGCCACTTCGGCTTTGGATAATGAGTCAGAGCGTTACATCCAGGCCGCTTTAGAGCAAGTCATGCAAAACCGCACCACCATCGTGATTGCCCATCGGTTATCAACCATCAAGC
- a CDS encoding quinone-dependent dihydroorotate dehydrogenase, producing the protein MYSLVRPILFQMDAEKAHELSLKALKWIPKICFKHSLAQPVSAMGLDFPHPVGLAAGLDKNGEYLDALSKIGFSFIEIGTVTPRAQQGNPKPRLFRLPKARAIINRMGFNNQGVDALIANVKKAKYQGILGINIGKNKETSLTRAAEDYLYCLKKVYAFASYITINVSSPNTPDLRLLQQDKFFADLLGQLCDEQQRLSQEFKRWVPLVVKISPDESDETLKQIADIVVQKKLSGIIATNTTCSREAVSQFPYGTEQGGLSGKPLRSRSTECLRLLKERVGNEVSLIGVGGIDDYASAQEKLKAGASLLQVYTGLIYEGPRLIHSLLSP; encoded by the coding sequence ATGTATTCCCTTGTTCGTCCGATTTTATTTCAAATGGACGCTGAGAAAGCCCATGAGTTAAGCCTGAAAGCACTAAAGTGGATACCAAAAATTTGTTTTAAGCACTCCCTGGCCCAGCCTGTTTCAGCAATGGGTCTTGATTTCCCCCATCCTGTAGGGCTTGCAGCGGGACTGGATAAAAATGGCGAATATTTAGATGCGTTGAGTAAAATTGGTTTTTCCTTTATTGAAATTGGCACAGTCACTCCGCGAGCCCAGCAGGGCAATCCAAAACCAAGATTGTTTCGTTTGCCAAAAGCCAGGGCGATTATTAATCGGATGGGATTTAATAATCAGGGTGTGGATGCGTTGATTGCAAACGTTAAGAAGGCGAAATACCAGGGCATTTTGGGAATTAACATCGGCAAAAATAAGGAAACATCTTTAACGCGAGCAGCGGAGGATTATCTTTATTGCCTAAAAAAGGTTTATGCCTTCGCGTCCTACATCACCATTAATGTGTCTTCACCGAATACCCCGGATTTGCGCTTGTTGCAGCAGGATAAATTCTTTGCTGATCTGTTAGGCCAATTATGCGATGAGCAACAACGGTTGTCTCAGGAATTTAAACGTTGGGTTCCTTTGGTTGTTAAAATTTCCCCGGATGAAAGCGATGAGACTTTGAAGCAAATTGCCGATATTGTTGTGCAAAAGAAACTGTCAGGCATTATCGCCACCAATACAACTTGTTCACGAGAAGCCGTGAGCCAATTTCCCTATGGCACAGAACAGGGTGGTTTAAGCGGTAAACCACTGAGAAGCCGTTCAACGGAATGTTTGCGGTTATTAAAAGAAAGGGTAGGCAATGAAGTCAGCCTAATCGGTGTCGGAGGCATAGACGATTACGCTTCCGCGCAAGAAAAACTTAAGGCTGGTGCCTCGTTATTGCAAGTGTACACCGGATTGATTTATGAAGGTCCGCGACTGATTCATTCTTTACTCAGCCCTTAA
- a CDS encoding isovaleryl-CoA dehydrogenase, whose translation MHSLQYHLGETYDLLRDTVYQFAKKEIAPLAAQIDADNSFPNHLWQQLGTMGLLGITVSEEYGGANMGYLAHVIAMEEISRASASVGLSYGAHSNLCVNQIYLNGDKRQKQQYLPKLISGEHVGALAMSESNSGSDVVSMQLQARAEGDNYILDGTKMWITNGPDADVLVVYAKTDKQAGSKGITAFIIEKGFKGFRSAQKLDKLGMRGSNTCELVFEHCEVPAENVLGEVNQGVKVLMSGLDYERTVLAAGPVGIMQACLDVVLPYVHERKQFNQPIGEFQFIQGKLADMYTELSACRAYLYAVAKACDMGGISRKDAAGVILQASEKATQMALQAIQILGGNGYINEYPTGRLLRDAKLYEIGAGTSEIRRMLIGRELFNETA comes from the coding sequence ATGCATAGCCTACAATATCATCTGGGTGAAACTTACGATCTTTTACGAGACACGGTCTATCAATTTGCCAAAAAGGAAATTGCCCCCTTGGCCGCTCAAATTGATGCAGACAATAGCTTTCCCAATCATCTTTGGCAACAACTTGGAACAATGGGTTTATTGGGAATTACTGTGAGTGAAGAATACGGAGGGGCAAATATGGGCTATCTGGCCCATGTGATCGCCATGGAAGAAATTTCCCGTGCTTCAGCCTCAGTCGGGTTGAGTTATGGGGCCCATTCCAACTTATGCGTTAATCAAATTTATTTAAATGGCGATAAGAGGCAAAAACAACAATATTTGCCTAAACTAATAAGTGGTGAACACGTCGGTGCTTTGGCCATGAGTGAATCCAACTCGGGTTCTGATGTGGTCAGCATGCAACTTCAGGCCCGCGCTGAAGGCGACAACTATATTCTTGATGGAACCAAAATGTGGATCACCAATGGTCCGGACGCCGATGTATTAGTAGTGTATGCAAAAACGGATAAACAAGCTGGCAGCAAGGGAATCACCGCCTTTATCATTGAGAAAGGATTTAAGGGTTTTCGCAGCGCGCAAAAGCTTGATAAACTGGGAATGCGCGGTTCCAATACCTGTGAATTGGTCTTTGAGCATTGCGAAGTTCCCGCCGAAAATGTTTTGGGAGAAGTCAATCAAGGCGTGAAAGTATTGATGAGTGGATTGGATTATGAGCGGACAGTCCTTGCAGCAGGTCCGGTTGGAATCATGCAAGCCTGTCTGGATGTGGTACTTCCATACGTTCATGAACGTAAACAGTTCAACCAGCCCATTGGCGAATTTCAATTTATCCAGGGAAAACTAGCCGATATGTATACGGAATTAAGTGCTTGTAGGGCTTATCTATATGCTGTGGCTAAAGCGTGCGACATGGGAGGCATTAGCCGTAAAGATGCCGCTGGCGTGATTTTGCAAGCCTCCGAAAAAGCCACACAAATGGCATTGCAAGCCATACAAATATTGGGTGGCAATGGTTACATCAATGAGTATCCAACAGGTCGTCTGCTCAGGGACGCTAAATTATATGAAATTGGCGCAGGCACCTCTGAAATCAGACGTATGCTAATCGGACGTGAACTTTTTAATGAAACTGCATAA
- a CDS encoding acetyl-CoA C-acyltransferase, with protein MEQNDIVIVAAKRTPMGGLLGSLSSLSAPELGAVAHRAAIEQAGLSPSDIDEVIGGCVLQAGIGQAPARQAAIAAGIPNSAGATTVNKMCGSGMKAVMLGHDLLKAGSANVVLAGGMESMSNAPYLLSKARAGYRLGHGELKDHMFLDGLEDAYDRGQLMGCFAEATASHFNFDRKQQDDYAIRSMTRALRAQENNSFAEEIAAVTIPGRKGDIVVDKDEGPDESKLSKVPQLRPAFKADGTVTAANSSSISDGAASLILMTAANAKKRGLTPLARIVAHASHAQAPQWFTTAPVDAIRKVLNKAGWHPGDVDLYEINEAFAVVAMAAIHQLELNEELVNVHGGACALGHPIGASGARILVTLMHALKQRQKTRGVAALCIGGGEATAMAIEML; from the coding sequence ATGGAACAGAATGACATTGTTATTGTAGCTGCGAAAAGGACGCCTATGGGCGGTTTGCTTGGCAGCTTATCGAGTTTATCCGCCCCTGAGCTGGGAGCCGTTGCTCATCGTGCGGCCATTGAACAAGCCGGACTTTCACCTTCAGACATCGATGAAGTCATTGGGGGCTGTGTATTACAGGCAGGTATTGGGCAAGCCCCTGCTAGGCAAGCAGCCATTGCAGCCGGCATTCCAAACTCTGCTGGAGCAACTACTGTAAACAAAATGTGTGGCTCCGGCATGAAAGCAGTCATGCTCGGCCACGATTTATTGAAAGCAGGATCAGCCAATGTGGTTTTGGCAGGGGGGATGGAGAGCATGAGTAATGCCCCTTATCTGCTTTCTAAAGCACGAGCAGGTTATCGTTTAGGGCATGGTGAACTTAAGGATCACATGTTTTTAGATGGTCTTGAGGATGCTTATGATCGGGGACAATTGATGGGCTGTTTTGCGGAAGCAACAGCCAGCCATTTCAATTTTGATCGCAAACAACAGGACGATTATGCCATCCGCTCAATGACTCGCGCTTTACGAGCCCAAGAAAATAACTCCTTTGCCGAGGAAATTGCAGCAGTCACCATTCCGGGTCGAAAAGGGGATATTGTCGTTGACAAAGATGAAGGACCTGATGAAAGCAAACTGTCTAAGGTACCCCAGCTTCGTCCAGCTTTTAAAGCAGATGGTACTGTTACTGCCGCAAATTCAAGCTCCATTTCAGACGGTGCAGCCAGTTTAATTCTGATGACTGCAGCCAATGCAAAAAAACGTGGGCTTACTCCTCTGGCTCGCATTGTCGCCCATGCCAGTCATGCTCAAGCACCACAATGGTTTACTACAGCCCCGGTTGATGCTATCCGCAAAGTATTAAATAAAGCTGGGTGGCATCCAGGCGATGTTGATCTGTATGAAATCAACGAAGCATTCGCAGTGGTAGCCATGGCGGCCATCCACCAGCTGGAACTCAATGAGGAGCTGGTTAATGTTCATGGCGGTGCTTGTGCTTTAGGACACCCAATTGGTGCTTCAGGTGCACGAATTTTAGTAACCCTAATGCATGCCCTGAAACAACGCCAAAAAACCCGCGGTGTAGCTGCTCTTTGCATCGGCGGTGGAGAAGCTACGGCGATGGCCATTGAGATGTTGTAA